Proteins encoded in a region of the Vicia villosa cultivar HV-30 ecotype Madison, WI linkage group LG5, Vvil1.0, whole genome shotgun sequence genome:
- the LOC131602649 gene encoding auxin response factor 15-like isoform X4, which yields MQQKLRGGEVDADGGEDTDAVMKSTTPHMFCKTLTASDTSTHGGFSVPRRAAEDCFPPLDYSQQRPSQELVAKDLHGQEWKFRHIYRGQPRRHLLTTGWSAFVNKKKLVSGDAVLFLRGEDGELRLGIRRAAQLKNCGNFSSLSGQQLNLGSLTDVVKALSTRCAFSVHYNPRVGSSEFIVPIHKFLKSRDYSYSVGMRFRMRFESEDTAERRITGLVIGISDVDPVRWPGSKWKCLMVRWDDLEASRLNRISPWEIEPSGSASTTNSAMSASLKRTKIGLPSTKLEFPVPDGIGTSDFRESLRFQKVLQGQEMLGADTIFDSISARSHHQLSELRRCYPGSTYPGIASTGNSIGIPQMNSDVSCNGFGESFRFQKVLQGQEILPSQPYGRALSVVDKASRNGGFGLFDVPRSRNGWYSQTNNNSHFHSSALMYHHQQGANPVSNLDYNNKINPAMEDKLCQRGSYHASEDSNSFATRSHDSISLQIGGQEMVSTCKSSCRVFGFSLTEGAPIANKQAEPSAVTLPINPGPSSFTRHVEEDFNPKHSLRSKGVESYCTKVSNLHPVRNMVIDRVF from the exons ATGCAGCAAAAGTTGAGAGGAGGAGAAGTTGATGCTGATGGTGGAGAGGATACTGATGCTGTTATGAAGTCAACAACACCTCATATGTTTTGCAAGACTCTTACTGCTTCTGATACTAGCACTCATGGTGGATTTTCTGTGCCTCGTCGAGCAGCTGAAGATTGCTTTCCTCCCTTG GATTACTCGCAACAAAGACCTTCGCAAGAGCTTGTGGCAAAGGATTTGCACGGCCAGGAGTGGAAGTTTCGACATATCTACAGAG GGCAGCCACGAAGGCATTTGCTTACAACTGGATGGAGTGCATTTGTTAACAAGAAGAAACTTGTATCTGGAGATGCTGTTCTTTTCCTCAG GGGTGAGGATGGGGAGTTGAGACTGGGAATCCGTAGGGCAGCTCAATTGAAAAACTGCGGTAACTTTTCATCCCTTTCTGGCCAGCAATTGAATCTTGGAAGCCTTACAGATGTAGTTAAGGCTTTATCTACTAGATGTGCCTTTAGTGTTCACTATAATCCGAG GGTTGGTTCATCTGAGTTTATAGTACCTATCCACAAATTCTTGAAGAGCCGCGATTATTCTTACTCAGTTGGAATGAGGTTCAGGATGCGTTTTGAATCAGAAGATACTGCAGAGCGAAG AATCACAGGATTAGTTATTGGAATTTCTGATGTGGATCCTGTTAGATGGCCTGGATCGAAATGGAAATGCTTAATG GTAAGGTGGGATGACTTGGAAGCTTCTAGGCTTAACAGGATTTCGCCATGGGAGATTGAGCCCTCTGGCTCAGCTTCCACCACCAATAGCGCAATGTCAGCTAGTTTGAAGAGGACTAAGATTGGATTACCTTCAACAAAGCTAGAATTTCCAGTTCCCG ATGGAATTGGAACATCAGACTTTAGGGAATCGCTGCGGTTCCAAAAGGTCTTGCAAGGTCAAGAAATGTTAGGTGCTGATACTATTTTCGACAGTATTAGTGCTCGGAGTCACCACCAGTTATCTGAATTACGAAGGTGCTATCCCGGTTCAACCTATCCCGGGATTGCATCAACAGGAAATAGCATCGGAATCCCACAAATGAATTCTGATGTTTCCTGCAATGGCTTTGGCGAATCGTTCCGATTCCAGAAGGTCTTGCAAGGTCAAGAAATACTTCCTAGCCAACCATATGGAAGAGCCTTGTCTGTTGTTGACAAGGCTTCTAGAAATGGTGGCTTTGGACTTTTTGATGTGCCGAGATCCAGAAATGGATGGTATTCTCAAACGAATAACAACTCGCATTTTCATTCATCCGCGTTAATGTACCACCACCAGCAAGGTGCCAATCCAGTTTCAAACTTGGATTACAATAACAAAATAAATCCGGCTATGGAAGATAAACTCTGCCAAAGAGGATCATATCATGCTTCTGAAGACTCAAACTCATTTGCTACACGTTCACATGATTCGATTTCACTACAGATAGGCGGTCAAGAGATGGTTTCCACATGTAAAAGTAGCTGCAGAGTGTTTGGTTTTTCATTAACCGAGGGTGCTCCCATTGCAAATAAACAGGCGGAACCATCTGCTGTCACTTTACCGATAAATCCCGGACCTTCCTCCTTCACAAGACATGTTGAAGAGGATTTCAATCCAAAGCATTCACTCAGGAGCAAGGGTGTAGAAAGTTATTGTACCAAAGTAAGCAATCTTCATCCTGTGCGAAACATGGTAATCGATAGAGTATTCTAG
- the LOC131602649 gene encoding auxin response factor 15-like isoform X5, with translation MKSTTPHMFCKTLTASDTSTHGGFSVPRRAAEDCFPPLDYSQQRPSQELVAKDLHGQEWKFRHIYRGQPRRHLLTTGWSAFVNKKKLVSGDAVLFLRGEDGELRLGIRRAAQLKNCGNFSSLSGQQLNLGSLTDVVKALSTRCAFSVHYNPRVGSSEFIVPIHKFLKSRDYSYSVGMRFRMRFESEDTAERRITGLVIGISDVDPVRWPGSKWKCLMVRWDDLEASRLNRISPWEIEPSGSASTTNSAMSASLKRTKIGLPSTKLEFPVPDGIGTSDFRESLRFQKVLQGQEMLGADTIFDSISARSHHQLSELRRCYPGSTYPGIASTGNSIGIPQMNSDVSCNGFGESFRFQKVLQGQEILPSQPYGRALSVVDKASRNGGFGLFDVPRSRNGWYSQTNNNSHFHSSALMYHHQQGANPVSNLDYNNKINPAMEDKLCQRGSYHASEDSNSFATRSHDSISLQIGGQEMVSTCKSSCRVFGFSLTEGAPIANKQAEPSAVTLPINPGPSSFTRHVEEDFNPKHSLRSKGVESYCTKVSNLHPVRNMVIDRVF, from the exons ATGAAGTCAACAACACCTCATATGTTTTGCAAGACTCTTACTGCTTCTGATACTAGCACTCATGGTGGATTTTCTGTGCCTCGTCGAGCAGCTGAAGATTGCTTTCCTCCCTTG GATTACTCGCAACAAAGACCTTCGCAAGAGCTTGTGGCAAAGGATTTGCACGGCCAGGAGTGGAAGTTTCGACATATCTACAGAG GGCAGCCACGAAGGCATTTGCTTACAACTGGATGGAGTGCATTTGTTAACAAGAAGAAACTTGTATCTGGAGATGCTGTTCTTTTCCTCAG GGGTGAGGATGGGGAGTTGAGACTGGGAATCCGTAGGGCAGCTCAATTGAAAAACTGCGGTAACTTTTCATCCCTTTCTGGCCAGCAATTGAATCTTGGAAGCCTTACAGATGTAGTTAAGGCTTTATCTACTAGATGTGCCTTTAGTGTTCACTATAATCCGAG GGTTGGTTCATCTGAGTTTATAGTACCTATCCACAAATTCTTGAAGAGCCGCGATTATTCTTACTCAGTTGGAATGAGGTTCAGGATGCGTTTTGAATCAGAAGATACTGCAGAGCGAAG AATCACAGGATTAGTTATTGGAATTTCTGATGTGGATCCTGTTAGATGGCCTGGATCGAAATGGAAATGCTTAATG GTAAGGTGGGATGACTTGGAAGCTTCTAGGCTTAACAGGATTTCGCCATGGGAGATTGAGCCCTCTGGCTCAGCTTCCACCACCAATAGCGCAATGTCAGCTAGTTTGAAGAGGACTAAGATTGGATTACCTTCAACAAAGCTAGAATTTCCAGTTCCCG ATGGAATTGGAACATCAGACTTTAGGGAATCGCTGCGGTTCCAAAAGGTCTTGCAAGGTCAAGAAATGTTAGGTGCTGATACTATTTTCGACAGTATTAGTGCTCGGAGTCACCACCAGTTATCTGAATTACGAAGGTGCTATCCCGGTTCAACCTATCCCGGGATTGCATCAACAGGAAATAGCATCGGAATCCCACAAATGAATTCTGATGTTTCCTGCAATGGCTTTGGCGAATCGTTCCGATTCCAGAAGGTCTTGCAAGGTCAAGAAATACTTCCTAGCCAACCATATGGAAGAGCCTTGTCTGTTGTTGACAAGGCTTCTAGAAATGGTGGCTTTGGACTTTTTGATGTGCCGAGATCCAGAAATGGATGGTATTCTCAAACGAATAACAACTCGCATTTTCATTCATCCGCGTTAATGTACCACCACCAGCAAGGTGCCAATCCAGTTTCAAACTTGGATTACAATAACAAAATAAATCCGGCTATGGAAGATAAACTCTGCCAAAGAGGATCATATCATGCTTCTGAAGACTCAAACTCATTTGCTACACGTTCACATGATTCGATTTCACTACAGATAGGCGGTCAAGAGATGGTTTCCACATGTAAAAGTAGCTGCAGAGTGTTTGGTTTTTCATTAACCGAGGGTGCTCCCATTGCAAATAAACAGGCGGAACCATCTGCTGTCACTTTACCGATAAATCCCGGACCTTCCTCCTTCACAAGACATGTTGAAGAGGATTTCAATCCAAAGCATTCACTCAGGAGCAAGGGTGTAGAAAGTTATTGTACCAAAGTAAGCAATCTTCATCCTGTGCGAAACATGGTAATCGATAGAGTATTCTAG